The genomic stretch GTCCCTAGCTAAGGCCCTGCAAGACGGACCTGGGTCCTGCTCCTGCCTCGGGTGTCAGCTCCTGCCAGCTCGTCCAGTCTGGGCTGGGGACTGTCCCTGTACACCTGCAGCACGGTGCCCCCGGACGTGTCCGTCTCCCTGCCAGGCTGTGAGTGGCCCGGGGTAAGGCCAGGTCAGCCTCGGTGCCCACACAGGAGGTGCCGGCAGGCAGGCGGCCGAGGTGGCGGGTGGGGATTACCTGCGTAGCTGCCTGCGGCCTTGACGTACATGTGGCCGTACTGCTCCTCCACCATGGTGTCATAGGCCTCGTCATCCTCGTcatcctcttcgttgtggtaggAGGTGGGGCTGTCGGTGGTGGGCAGGCTGCTGGCCCCCGGGCTGGTCCGCTCCCCCTGGGAGTACTGCGCCTGCTGGATGCTGGGGATGAGGGTGGCCAGGCTGGGCACCCCGTAGTAGGAGACCCGGGGCAGCTTGAGCGGGGCCGTGCCTGCCGCCACCGCGGGGCCCGTCGCCGCTGCCGCGCCGTCCCGGGCCCCCGTCTCCAGCGGGCGCTtgggggccaggcctgggcccgCGGCCAGCGGCAGCTCCACGGCTTCGTGCTTGACGCGGGTCAGCAGCGGGATGGGCACGGAGGGGGACACGACGTAGGGGGGCGCGGCGGTGACCGGCTGCAGCTGGTTGCAGGGGCTCTGGGGCTCGGAGCTGGTGTCCTCGATCATAGCGGTCTGCGAGTCGCAGTGGGGCGAGCTCACCTTGAACATGAGGTCCGTGCCGCGCTCCACGATGTGCTGGATCTGCAGGAAGCCGGCCGTGTACATGACCACGAGCTGCTCGCTGGCCGCCATGGTCAGCCTGCCCGTGTAGCAGAAGGACAGGATCTGCTGGAAGCAGGCGGGCGGCACGGTGCCCGGCAGCTCGAAGGCGCTCTTGCTGTTGCCGCTGAACAGGTCGCGGAAGTAGAGGCTGCTGGCGGCCAGGACGGCCCGATGGGCCTTGAAGGCCTGGCCCTTGACCACAATGGACACATCGCAGTAGAGGCCCAGCAGACGCTGCTCGTTGAGGCAGCCGAGCACGGTGTTCCCGAAGTTGGGGATCTCGATGTGCAGCATCTGCGACAtggcgggcgggggcggcgggtGGGCCTCAGACTCTCAGTGCGGGAGCGGCCGAGCGGGGCGCATCTGCGGGAGAGAGGGCGCCGCGGTCAGGGTCGGGCCCCGGACGTCCAGCGGCCCACTGGCAGGGCCGGGCCCCGCACCACCACCACAGTGCCCAGGCCCCCCTGCGGGGCACCCCCAGACCCTCCAGCCGCCACGAGCCAGACCAGGTCTCGCCGCAGACCCGGCCGATGGTGGGACGCTGGCAGGGCCGTCAGTGCCGCCCAGGATACTAGAAGCCCCAGCTGGGTTTCCagccggggtgggggtgtgggggccCTCCCACACCACCCCGGGATGCTCCCAGAGTCCACCCAGCAGAGCATGTAAGCCCTCGGGGCCGAGAGACACCCTGTCCTGGCAGAAGACGAGAACAGGCCTGCAGGCGGCGGACAGACGGGAGGACGGGAGGACGGGAGGTCGGGAGGACGGGAGGACGGGACGGGGCGGTCCACCCACAGCACTGGAGGGGCGAGGGCGGCAGGCCCGCGTCTGCATAACTCTTCTCCTAGGAAAAAGTTAGCAGCAAAGGAGCCCCTTGCCGCCTGTCCCCTGGGAGGGACCCGAACCCGGAGCGAGAGGCAGGGCACCGCGGTGTGTGTGGCGGGGGTCTCGTGGCGAGCGGTTTCTCGGAGGCTTTGCTTTCGGTttgcttttccccttttccctagAGCAGCCGTGCACAGGGCCCGCCAGGGGGGGCATTCTGCCCCGCCGGCTGAGAAGCCGCCCCTTCGGCCCTCGGGAGAGGCGGGCAGGAGTGGTTGCCCAGGGAAGTGAGCTGAAGCTGGGAGAACTCAGCCCCTCCGACACCTCTGCTCGCCCTCCAGGCAAAGGAGACCTCGGGCCAGAGGTGCTCCGAGCCGCGCCCGGCTCCCCCAGCCCGAGCTGCCTCGGGGACCCGGCTGCCAGCCCAGGAGTTGGGACCCTGTCGCAGCCCCACCTGCGCGCCCTCCCGGCCCCCCAGCTCCCGATGCCGGCCGATCCCTGCTGGCTCGCTCCCAGCCCAGGTGACTAAAGGGGTCGTGGGGAGACAGGGGAGGGCCGAGCAAGGGATTGGCCGTGGTCGGGATGCTGCCGGCCCGCAGGGTCTGGGGATGGGGCTCCCGCGCTGTGGAGCTGGTGTCCGACTCAGAGAAGCGGGGCCGGGACGGACGGGCCGGAGAAGGCGCCGGCCCAACTCCGCGCAGCCGGCGCCCGTACAAAGGGCCGCTCGGTCCCGCGGGAGGAAAGTGCGGGCGGCCACGGAGGCGCCGGGCGGCCGGCGAGAGGAGGGCGGAGCGCCGGCCCGGCCGCCGGCAGGAGTTGAGCAGGTGGGCGGCCGctcggggtgggggcagggcccgCAGCGCCCCCGCCGCGGAGAAGTTGCCGGCCTGGCCGGTGGCACCGGCGGCAGGGGAGACCTACCTTTGGCCGCTGCCGCCGTGGCCCCGGCACTGCCCGCTCAGCCTGGCAGGGGCAGGCTCGCCCGCACACCGGCCGCCCGCAGCCGCCAGCTGCTCCGGGAATGCAGCAAACGGAGCGGGAGcccttggggtggggagggcgagAGGagctgcggggggagggggagggggaggagggggggagggggaggagggggaggagggggacagaGAGTCTCGGCTGGGCCGGGCCGCAGCTCAGCTGCACCCAGCCCGGCTCTCCGGGGCAGCGCACAGCATCTAAATGAAGAGGCCGGATGCAGACGGACATTCAGGCAGCCCTCGGGAATGAATAGCCGCCTTTGATTTGGGGGCCGAAGTAatgccagctcccagccccggctTTAAAAACAGTGGAGTGTCGGTGCCAGAGGAATGCACGGCTCCGGGTGTTGGTACAAGACAGACTTTTGATGACTCACTGCAAATGCAAACAAAGATGGCAGCAGTACTGTTCGGTGTGCCGAGAGACGCTCGCGGTGCCGCGCAACCGAGACGGCCTGGAGACGTATAGCGCGGCTCTGCATATGAATTACCCAGTAAACTACCACCCCGCCATCCAGTACAGCCCGAGCGTCAAAGCATTTAAACTATGCCAAACAGTCTGCAGGGCTGGCAGAGCGGCCTAACTCCTGCAGTGCAGGCAGGGGGGGGCCGGGTGGGGGAGGCCggcgaggggggcagggaggccaggggGTCGGGGCAGACAGGGCAGGAGCTGGGTGAgcaggggaggaaaagaagggagatgagaaaatgaggcagaaagaggTGAGGGCAAGGGGCCAGGGAGGAAGAGACCCAGCCCCCCCTTCCCCCGGCGCCCTGCAGGCCCCAGTGCCTGCCTTCCCCCCTTCTTGGGGTCCCAGAGCGGCAGGCCCAGCTAGTCCGGCCCCAAAACCCCAGGTAATCACCCTGTACCCCCACTCCCCAGCCGGGGCAGCTCTCTTAAAGAAGTACAACTTTGTGATTACAGGCGGGGGCCAGGCCCGTGGTGGCCAGCAACCAGGAGCCCCCGAAGGACCTGCCCCGGGGAGGTGGCAGCCAAGGCACTGCCCCCAGGTTACCCGTGTGGCCAGGCCATTGGTGCGGGGTCCACAGCGTCCGCCGCCTACTGAACCCTTCCTGGGCAGGGGCGGCCGTGCTGTGCTTACTGCCTGTTTGGCTGCAGAGGACGTGGGACCTCGTTCTAGGCTCAAGCCCCCACCTGCTGGACAGTGTGGGCCCTGGGGCAGACCACTGGCCTGCCCAGCCTCAGTGTCCCTGCTTGCCACCAACTGTGGCAGCCTGCAAGAAGGGGCAGGGTCGAGAGTGGAGATGGCCAAGGAAGGTCTGTCTCCTGCAGCGCCCAGCATCGTCACCATCAGGCGATGTGGGGgcaaggcgggggcggggggggtgggctACAGGCAGCACCCCTCCCACCGTCCCTTCCGAGGCATccggagagaaagaaagagccgTCTGGCGCCTCCCCATTCACACACCGTGGGCTCAGCTTCCGAGACCAGATGAAACGCTGCTGAATGGAGGTGTAGGGAAGCCGCCCCGCGAGCAGCTGCCGGCAGCGGCGGCCTGGTGCCTCCTGCAGGGGGCTGCTGACAACTCGGGGGGTGACGGCAACACAGGCCCGCACGTGGAGCGTTAACAGAAATGGTCCCCGCTCGGTGCTCTGGGGACCCGGGGgctgtgtggggagagagagcgGGGCTTGGCCGGGCTTCCTCCAGCTTGAGGCCCATGCGGGGCGGCCATCATCTCAGCACCAGCCAGGTTTCACATCCCGGCTTGGCCTCGGCCACCAGGTGACGGACCGAGGGCCCTTACGCACCGCACTCTCGGGTCCACGTGGACGCCCGGGTCTGCacgcctcccctcacccccactggGTAGCCTTGCCAGGCCCCCCAGACTGGGCTGTGTCATCCTGGTGGTCCCCTTTTCCTGGGGCCCAGAAGAAGCCCACTAGCTCCAAGATGAGGGACTGGGGCCTcggggggcggggtgtgtgtgtgcgggcaCAGCCCCATGTGCCTGCCCAGCCACAAAGGGGGGCAGACTGGGCACACATGGAGCCAGTGTGGAGAAACAGAGGGACACTCAGAGGCCCAAGGACAGTGGGGCCCGTGATGGGTAGGGAAGGGCAGGGGCCAACCCTGGCCTGGGTGCAGGACACCCAGCCTTCCACCGCCCTCCACGAGCTCTCCCCTCCGCTGTGCCGCACCCAGGCCCTCCCTGGGTGGAGGAGAGCGACCACCTTCAGGCCCCTGTTTCATTGCCAGCTCCGCAGGGGAGTCCCCCAGGTGCCACGCGGGAGCTTGCTGAGGCTGGGAAAGTCTGTCCGATGCCTGACGGGCGTTTCACCCAATGCTGGGCACAGCCAGGGAGGGCCGCAAGAGAGGGGCTGTGTGGCCCAGGGACGCACAGCACAGTGGGGAGGGCCGCCACAGGGCCCCTGCACCCACCACCGGGAGCCTCCCAGAGAGTGAGGTGGGGCCTCCTGAGCCAGATGGGGGCTCCCGTGCCGtgagaggggagggggtgagcGAGCCTGGCTGGGGTGGGCGGAAGCTGCAAAGGTGCAGTGCGCACCGGCCCCCAGAGGGTCCCAActgcccagggctgggcagggagcaGCCAGGTTCTGAACTGAGAGCGGGGGCCAGCGAGGTCTGCGAAGCCGACCCTTCCAAGAGCGGCTCCTGGGTTCCGCTGGGTACCACCCCACATGCCGGGCCCGGCGCCAGCCACCTCAAATGCAGGTCCTATGGCCTCCAGCAGAGGACTCCACGTCTGGGATGCCCGCCTGGGAGGGGGGTCACGTTTGCCCTCCGATGGTGACCACGGGGTCGAGGCAGACGATGTTCTTAGGAAAGTGCTTGGCTAGAGACGCACACGGCTAGAGACCGGCGCCTGCCTAGGCCCCGTCCGTGCTTCATGGGCCTGCCCCCCGGGGCTGCGGCCAGACGGTTCACCCGGAGAGGGGACCATCCCCCCCGGAAGGTGACGGAGCCGTCTGGCCCCGGGGATGGGGACAACCAGCCCTGTTGTTGCCGTGTCCTCAAGCCACCTGTGCGGGTGAGGCCGCCGCCCCACGGCCCAGCCCAGGACAGCCCAGCACGAGCTGGTTTCAGGTTGCTTTCTTAGAAGCCTCGGCCGGAGCGAGAACAAAGCTGAACTttaggagaaaagaataaaataaaggcttGGCTTACGCACCCAGGACTGTGAAAGCGGGACGTGCCGAGGGCCGATCCATGCGCAGTGGCCGGAGAGGAGAGGGGCCAGGGGCCTGAGCTGGCCTCCCGGCCCAGCCCTACACGACCTCCTTCCgcttctgtgcctctgtttccccacccCCTGCTACCCAAGCAGCAccacctcttctgtctccctccgcAGCAGGGTTCCCGTGCCGCCCGCTCACGGAAGGTCCTGAAGAGCCGGGAGGAACGTCCGAGATCCGATCCTTGTTCATCCCGGCCGTCCTCAAAGCCACTGCACCACGGAACCCTCCCCCTCATAATGCCCTTCAGAATGGAACCCACTTTGGGACATAACAAAGCCAGAGtccagcccctgcagctgtgctaGCCTCAGGGGAGAGGCCTGTTCCACACAGACTCTAGACCTCCCCAGGAAGAAGTGGATGGCGGGGGGGTCTCTTCTCTGTGGACCCTCCCTTGGGAACGGCTGGGATTATGGGTTGTCCACCAGAATGCCTCCCAGCCCCCGGCGGGCCACGCACCCACAGGTGGCCGAGAGAAGGATGTGGGGCTATGAGCCCCAAGAGCTGTAGACACGCAGGCACACAGGGGCCAGGGGGCGTCAGAGGCCAGCCTCCCCCACCCACCGCAGATCCTCAGGGGCCTGCTACGGCAGGGGCACGGCGCCACGCAGGAGCACAGCGTTTAATTTCTGCAGAAGCACCACGGGCGAGGGAAAAGGAGGCGagacaaattaaattaaattaaattattttgcaGGATTTAATTTTACCAACCTAATAAGCGGACCGGACCTCGGCAAATGCACAGCCATTAAACACACACCGCAGGGGAAGAAGGGGGCAGGTGCCCCAGGGAACATTCCGGCAGCAGAAAAAGGAGCCCCTCTCACCCCCAGCACCTAGCCCCCAGCCGGGGGCCCATCCCCGTGGCAGTCCCGCTGCCCGGCCGCCAAGCCCTGCCATCTCAGGCCCTCGGGAGAAGCCGGCCTGGCAGCAAGGCCACCTCCTAAAAGGCAGGGCGCTCCGGAGTTGGGGCCAGGCCCCAGCGGCCACATCCCCCAGGGCCGTGTCCTGCAGGGAGGTGGGCAGGTTACTGAGTCAGCATGAACACACGTGGGCGCGTCGGGGCATCAGGAATACCGCCCAGGCTGCCCCGCGGAGGCTGTCAGGAGAGCGTGGGCGGGGCGGGGTGTCACTCTGGACAGCAGCCATCAGAGCGACGGCCTTGCTTTCCGATTCCGATTACGGCGCAGGCTCCAGTTACCAGGCTCTCTGGCAGCCCCATCTGCAGTCCCCCGTTCATGCTCTGGCTCTGCTGTGAGCTCTGCTCCTCCGACGGGCAAGGGGGAGGCGTCTGGGGGTTGACCCTTCGGAGGTCCGGGTGGCTGTTTGAAGCAAGGCTGCTCGGCTCGGGCGTGCCAGGCCCCCTGAAAGCTGGGCGAGGCACCGGCCTGCTCGAGCCTCAGGTTTGCATTAAACTTCTAATGCACCACAAAGCAGGGCTGGGCTGTCAGGGGGCCGGGCTGCTAATGGAAGGCCCCGGGCAGGGAACCAGGGCTCCAGGGTGGGGTCTCAGCTGCTCGGAGCCCCCTCCCCACCGTCCCGACTTGTGTACTTGTGTGCtcgcctcccagccccaccccctccaggtgggTGCAGAGCAGGAGGCTGAGGTACCCAGAGGATGAGCTTCCTGCCCAGGCCTCTGGCCTGGGCTGCATCCAGTCACCACCCTCCCCAGCTGCCTGCTCTCAACACCCATGATCCCGGGCAACCGAGGTCATCAAGAGGGTGGGGACTGACCCTGCTGGACAGAGGGACGCTGAGGCCTGGACTTGCCCCGGGCCTCCAGGACTCTGCTGCAGAGGTGAGAATTCCACCTCAGCCTCTGCGCCTGGCTGTCCTGGAGTCCCCggtgcccagggcagggggcGCACAGGCCTTCGAAACCTCAGGGCCACTTGGGTCCCGGGCTGTGGCCACACCTCCAatacacccccgcccccccccccccccccatcaccAGCTCACTGAGCCCTAGCCTGACAGGCAGAGGCAAGACGCCTCCTGTGTTCAGCTAGGCACCTGGGCAGCCTCCACCCAGACCACAGCCTGGACCAGCGTCAGGCATAAAAGCCGGTTTTAACTGCACTAACAAATGTTTGcctaaaagcttttttttttttttttcccaaccagAGAAGGGCAGCCTGCGAGAATCTGCAAATTCAAAAATGTGCTCATCAGTCCGTCCCCTGCCGCCCCGGAGGGAGCCACAGATGCAGGGCTGGTCCTCAGAGACAGAGCACACACCTAAGTTCCCCGCCGGCCCTCCACACAGCACCCCCAGCCCCCCGAGGGCCCAGGGCCCTGGGTGCCGCACCCACAGCCTGGCCCCATCAGCCCCACTGGCCGCAGGACCGCGGGGGCTGGGTGGACACCCTCCCAGAGGGGACAGCGGGCCCTGAGTCGCACAGCACGTGGCCCATGCAGTGGGCTCTGAAGAGGgtccagcctgggggtctgggtgGCCCAGCTCATCCCATGGGCAGGGGCAAAACTGCAGCTGGGGCTCCTTCCAACATGCCACCGCCCACCAGGCATGACTGCCTGCCACCGACACGCCAGCCTCTGACCCTCCGCTCAGATATTTCGTGCGGAGAGGGGGTCGGGAGCTAAACAAACAGGGCGTGAACCTAAAGAAACAGGAGCAGCCGGCCCAGAGGGAGGGCAGCAGCCTCCATGAGCCCACCTGCCCACCCTGCACCCACCACGTCCACGGATTAGCCATCAAATGGTTCCAGAAGGCTTGGGAAGAATTAAGCAGTGTTTTGAACAGGGCCAACAATCTCTCTCGCCTGTATTTGTAACTTAAATACCGTAAGCTTGAAGAGTGTGCCCCTCGGGCATCGTTTAGTAACTTAAAAAGCCAGATCCATGCCTGCAGACGCCACCCTACTCCTCCCTCGTAGGCTGAGGCTGGGTCTCCCCCGCGCCCTGCACCCAGGCTGGGGGCACTGGGGGGCCGGCACTGAGAGCAGGGGCTGCCCGGGCCGGGCAGCTGGGCCCCTGGAGCCAGACTTGCCCCCCTCGGCCTTACAGCACCTTGCTGTCCCCTCCGAGGGCTGACGGGGGTCCTCGAGGCGGCCAGGTCCCGGGCGGCAGGTGGAGGGGGCGCGCGTGCCAGGCCCGGCCGGTCACCCAGCTCATTAGCGCCTCTGCACACACTCCCATCTTTAATATTCATAGCTCCCCTCATCTGCATATCATGCCATAAATAGTCGAGGTAAGACACAAAGCTCCCCTGCATTTCTAATTATGCTTAAAAATCTAATGTAAATCAGACCGACACAGAAATACTAAATCAGCTGCTGGGGTGAGGGGGGGGCAAATAGGCTGAGACGGGGTCACGGCGCACCAGCTCCCACCTCCAAGCTCACGCCAAGGTGGTTGCCGGTGGGCGCTGGCCCAGGGTCCCCCCCGGCCAGGAGCTGGGCGGCAGTGTCCCAGGCCACTCCCTAGCCAGCCTCACCCCCGCGGCCCTAAAGAAAGAGACAAGTGGGGGCAGGGGATACGCCCGCGGCACCTCAGGGACCCCGCCGCTCCTCCCCTGGGGCCGGCCAGCCTGTCCCACCTTCTCCCGAGGGGCTCCCGCCACTGTGCCCCCTTACCCTCCGCACTGGGGGACACCCAgccacccaccccacccaggggCCCAGTTCCTGGGCTCCCCCGCATCCACATTTAACCGGCTCTCCAGAGGGATCTGAGTCCACGGCAGAGGAGAAGCAGAGCAGatgtgcccccagccccaggcagtgCCCTATTCTGGGGATGGGATTTGGCAGGCAGGAGGCACAGCCAGAGCGCCAAGCTACTGAAGGGCGTGGGGACAGGACTGGACGTGACAGTGGGCCCCTGACCCCCGAGGGGGCTCCAGCCCTGCACGGGCAGGAGAGGCCCGCGTGGGCCTCAGCTCTGCCCTTGAGGCCCAGTCCCCCTGTCTGCGGGGAGACACAGCATGGGGCTATAGAACTGAAGGCTCTGGGCGACTCAGAGCCCAACACAGCACCAACCCTTGAGGGCGGGGGGCACCAGAGGGCCAACCGGGGCCCTGGTGGGCGGCACTGACACCAGATCTCAgggtccctggggtctgaggtgcAGCT from Phocoena phocoena chromosome 6, mPhoPho1.1, whole genome shotgun sequence encodes the following:
- the NACC2 gene encoding nucleus accumbens-associated protein 2, whose protein sequence is MSQMLHIEIPNFGNTVLGCLNEQRLLGLYCDVSIVVKGQAFKAHRAVLAASSLYFRDLFSGNSKSAFELPGTVPPACFQQILSFCYTGRLTMAASEQLVVMYTAGFLQIQHIVERGTDLMFKVSSPHCDSQTAMIEDTSSEPQSPCNQLQPVTAAPPYVVSPSVPIPLLTRVKHEAVELPLAAGPGLAPKRPLETGARDGAAAATGPAVAAGTAPLKLPRVSYYGVPSLATLIPSIQQAQYSQGERTSPGASSLPTTDSPTSYHNEEDDEDDEAYDTMVEEQYGHMYVKAAGSYAVQEKPEPVPLESRSCVLIRRDLVALPASLINQIGYRCHPKLYSEGDPGEKLELVAGSGVSITRGQLMNCHLCAGVKHKVLLRRLLATFFDRNTLANSCGTGIRSSTSDPSRKPLDSRVLNAVKLYCQNFAPSFKESEMNVIAADMCTNARRVRKRWLPKIKSMLPEGVEMYRTVMGSSAASAPLDPEFPPATAQVFEQRIYAERRGDAATIVALRTDAVNVDLGASTNPTFEAGSEADGAGSVVQEVAAPEPLPTEGQSPPQPFEQGSASSSRPATPAAGRRPEGPYAGTL